A region of Pseudomonas marginalis DNA encodes the following proteins:
- a CDS encoding HU family DNA-binding protein: MRKPELAAAIAEKADLTKEQANRVLNAVLEEITGALHRKDSVTLVGFGTFLQRHRGARTGKNPQTGEPVKIKASNTVAFKPGKSLKDSVNP, encoded by the coding sequence ATGCGTAAACCAGAACTCGCAGCCGCCATCGCTGAAAAAGCGGATCTCACCAAAGAACAGGCCAACCGCGTCCTCAACGCCGTTCTCGAAGAAATCACCGGCGCCCTGCACCGCAAGGACAGCGTCACCCTGGTGGGCTTCGGCACCTTCCTGCAACGCCACCGTGGCGCCCGCACCGGCAAAAACCCGCAAACCGGTGAGCCTGTGAAGATCAAGGCGAGCAACACCGTTGCGTTCAAGCCGGGCAAGTCGCTCAAAGACAGCGTCAACCCGTAA
- a CDS encoding NAD(P)/FAD-dependent oxidoreductase — protein sequence MNTPVVIIGTGLAGYNVAREFRKLDSETPLLLITADDGRSYSKPMLSTGFGKNKEADGLSMAEPGAMAEQLKAEVRTHTRVSGIDPGHKRLWIGEEAVVYRDLVLAWGAETVRVPVEGDAAELVFPINDLEDYARFRAAAAGKRRVLLLGAGLIGCEFANDLILGGYEIDLVAPCEQVMPTLLHPAAAAAVQAGLEGLGARFHLGPVLNRLQRSADGLEAHLSDGEVVHCDLVVSAIGLRPRVDLAAAAGLQTNRGIMVDRHLKTSHANIYALGDCAEVDGLNLLYVMPLMSCARALAQTLAGNATAVSYGPMPVTVKTPVCPLVVSPPPRGTEGVWSVEGQGADIKALCRDANGRLLGYALTGNAVMEKLALNKELPPLLA from the coding sequence ATGAACACACCTGTCGTGATCATCGGCACAGGATTGGCCGGTTACAACGTGGCCCGGGAGTTTCGCAAGCTCGACAGCGAGACCCCATTGCTGCTGATCACCGCGGATGACGGGCGCTCCTACTCCAAGCCCATGCTCTCCACCGGCTTTGGCAAGAACAAGGAAGCCGATGGCCTGAGCATGGCCGAACCCGGCGCCATGGCCGAGCAACTCAAGGCCGAAGTGCGCACCCACACCCGTGTCAGCGGCATCGACCCCGGCCACAAGCGCCTGTGGATCGGTGAAGAAGCGGTGGTCTATCGTGATCTGGTCCTGGCCTGGGGCGCGGAGACCGTGCGGGTACCGGTTGAAGGCGACGCCGCTGAGCTGGTTTTCCCGATCAATGACCTCGAAGATTACGCCCGCTTTCGCGCCGCCGCGGCCGGCAAGCGCCGCGTGCTGCTGCTCGGCGCCGGCCTGATCGGCTGTGAATTCGCCAACGACCTGATCCTCGGCGGTTATGAAATCGACCTGGTGGCGCCGTGCGAGCAAGTCATGCCGACCCTGCTGCACCCAGCAGCGGCCGCAGCGGTACAGGCCGGCCTGGAAGGGCTGGGCGCGCGTTTCCACCTGGGCCCGGTGCTCAATCGCCTGCAACGCAGCGCTGACGGCCTGGAAGCGCATCTGTCGGACGGTGAAGTGGTGCACTGCGATCTGGTGGTCTCGGCCATCGGCCTGCGTCCGCGTGTCGACCTGGCTGCGGCGGCCGGCCTGCAGACCAACCGTGGGATCATGGTGGATCGCCACCTCAAGACCTCCCACGCCAATATCTACGCCCTGGGCGACTGCGCCGAGGTTGATGGCCTCAACCTGCTGTACGTCATGCCGCTGATGAGCTGCGCCCGTGCCCTGGCCCAGACCCTGGCCGGTAACGCCACGGCCGTCAGCTACGGTCCGATGCCGGTCACCGTGAAAACCCCGGTCTGCCCGCTGGTGGTATCCCCGCCGCCACGGGGCACCGAAGGGGTGTGGAGCGTCGAAGGCCAGGGTGCCGACATCAAGGCCCTGTGCCGCGACGCCAACGGTCGTCTGCTGGGTTACGCGCTGACCGGCAACGCCGTGATGGAAAAACTTGCCCTCAACAAAGAACTTCCGCCGTTGCTGGCGTAA
- a CDS encoding rubredoxin, producing the protein MKKWQCVVCGLIYDEKDGWPDDGIAPGTLWQDVPEDWLCPDCGVGKMDFEMIEIG; encoded by the coding sequence ATGAAGAAGTGGCAATGTGTAGTCTGCGGCCTGATCTATGACGAAAAAGACGGCTGGCCGGATGATGGTATCGCTCCGGGCACCCTGTGGCAGGACGTACCCGAAGACTGGCTGTGCCCGGACTGCGGCGTGGGCAAGATGGATTTCGAAATGATCGAAATCGGCTAA